A single genomic interval of Lathyrus oleraceus cultivar Zhongwan6 chromosome 7, CAAS_Psat_ZW6_1.0, whole genome shotgun sequence harbors:
- the LOC127107554 gene encoding lectin precursor — protein sequence MASLQTQMISFYAIFLSILLTTILFFKVNSTETTSFLITKFSPDQQNLIFQGDGYTTKEKLTLTKAVKNTVGRALYSSPIHIWDRETGNVANFVTSFTFVINAPNSYNVADGFTFFIAPVDTKPQTGGGYLGVFNSAEYDKTTQTVAVEFDTFYNAAWDPSNRDRHIGIDVNSIKSVNTKSWKLQNGEEANVVIAFNAATNVLTVSLTYPNSLEEENVTSYTLSDVVSLKDVVPEWVRIGFSATTGAEYAAHEVLSWSFHSELSGTSSSKQAADA from the coding sequence ATGGCTTCTCTTCAAACCCAAATGATCTCGTTCTATGCGATATTTCTATCCATTCTCTTAACAACAATCCTTTTCTTCAAGGTGAACTCAACTGAAACCACTTCCTTCTTGATCACCAAGTTCAGCCCCGACCAACAAAACCTAATCTTCCAAGGAGATGGCTATACCACAAAAGAGAAGCTGACACTGACCAAGGCAGTAAAGAACACTGTTGGCAGAGCCCTCTATTCCTCACCTATCCATATCTGGGATAGAGAAACAGGCAACGTTGCTAATTTTGTAACTTCCTTCACTTTTGTCATAAATGCACCCAACAGTTACAACGTTGCCGACGGGTTTACGTTCTTCATCGCACCTGTAGATACTAAGCCGCAGACCGGCGGTGGATATCTCGGAGTTTTCAATAGCGCAGAGTATGATAAAACCACTCAAACTGTTGCTGTGGAGTTTGACACTTTCTATAATGCTGCATGGGATCCAAGCAACAGAGATAGACATATTGGAATCGATGTGAACAGTATCAAATCCGTAAACACTAAGTCGTGGAAGTTGCAGAATGGTGAAGAGGCTAATGTTGTGATAGCTTTTAATGCTGCTACTAATGTGTTAACTGTTAGTTTGACCTATCCTAATTCACTTGAGGAAGAGAATGTAACTAGTTATACTCTTAGCGACGTTGTGTCTTTGAAGGATGTTGTTCCTGAGTGGGTAAGGATTGGTTTCTCAGCTACCACAGGAGCAGAATATGCAGCACATGAAGTTCTTTCATGGTCTTTTCATTCTGAGTTGAGTGGAACTTCAAGTTCTAAGCAAGCTGCAGATGCATAG